The proteins below are encoded in one region of Apium graveolens cultivar Ventura chromosome 4, ASM990537v1, whole genome shotgun sequence:
- the LOC141720592 gene encoding putative protein phosphatase 2C 23: MGNGIGKFNLCFAGDAGEISRRHHDIAIYLSNPLDEGLGHSFCYIRPDPSRLSSSKLYSDDFPPLFRTISGASISANTFTPLSTLIDPFLYNNSTLDKASSFESSESFAAIPLQPIPRNVIPAVRSGPICNSSGMLFGSGPIERGFLSGPIERSFISGPLENQSEQLLRYRPKSKKWAFMKIIKRAISKSNLLPIGKEKDVDWGQNGNIDNLTMNNHNLSSQVSLVDDDVDDHEMFDGRNVQWAQGKAGEDRIHVVISEEHGWVFVGIYDGFNGPDATDYLLSNLYSNVYKELQGLLWNDKNDESEEKCSCGGEGDLKRKRGENTKKFEDRERSCKCGNLMHKFETSDFSSCGLNGAGNVNHSDVLRALSEALRKTEEAYLEIADMMVMENPELALMGSCVLAMLMKGDDVYLMNVGDSRAVLAQKIDLERISEETLSDLDRIDVDEFGSFTSLASSQLTVDHSTSVEEEVQRIKSEHRDDSSAITKGRVKGSLKVTRAFGAGFLKQPKWNDALLEMFRIDYVGNSPYISCSPSLYHHRLGHKDRFLILSSDGLYQYFTNKEAVTEVETFIALFPEGDPAQHLIEEVLFRAAKKAGLDFHELLDIPQGDRRKYHDDVSVIIISFEGRIWRSSV, encoded by the exons ATGGGCAACGGAATAGGAAAATTTAACCTGTGTTTCGCCGGAGACGCCGGAGAAATTTCCCGGCGACATCATGATATAGCAATTTATCTCTCAAACCCACTTGATGAAGGATTGGGTCATTCTTTCTGTTACATCCGACCCGACCCATCTCGTCTTTCCTCTTCAAAACTCTACTCCGATGACTTCCCGCCACTTTTCCGTACAATTTCCGGCGCTTCAATTAGTGCTAATACTTTCACTCCTCTCTCTACATTAATTGACCCTTTTTTATACAACAATTCTACACTTGATAAAGCTTCTTCTTTTGAAAGTTCAGAGTCTTTTGCTGCAATTCCGTTACAGCCCATTCCCCGGAATGTTATTCCGGCGGTTCGTTCCGGCCCAATTTGTAATAGCTCCGGTATGTTATTTGGGTCGGGTCCAATTGAAAGAGGGTTCTTGTCGGGTCCAATTGAGAGGAGTTTTATATCCGGGCCTTTAGAGAATCAGTCTGAACAGTTGTTAAGGTACAGGCCTAAGTCTAAGAAATGGgcttttatgaaaataattaaaagGGCTATTTCAAAATCAAATCTTTTGCCTATTGGGAAAGAGAAAGATGTTGATTGGGGTCAGAATGGGAATATTGATAATTTAACTATGAATAATCATAATTTGAGTAGTCAAGTTAGTTTAGttgatgatgatgttgatgatCATGAGATGTTTGATGGTCGAAATGTGCAGTGGGCACAAGGGAAGGCGGGTGAGGATCGGATTCATGTTGTGATCTCGGAGGAACATGGTTGGGTTTTTGTTGGGATTTATGATGGTTTTAATGGTCCGGATGCTACGGATTATCTTTTGAGCAATCTTTATTCGAATGTTTATAAGGAGCTTCAAGGTTTGTTATGGAATGATAAAAATGATGAGAGCGAAGAGAAATGTTCTTGTGGGGGAGAAGGTgatttgaagagaaagagaggtGAGAATACGAAGAAATTTGAGGATAGAGAGAGGAGTTGCAAGTGTGGAAATTTAATGCATAAATTTGAGACTTCGGATTTTTCAAGTTGTGGTTTAAATGGAGCAGGAAACGTTAATCATTCGGATGTGTTGAGAGCTCTTTCAGAGGCCTTGAGGAAAACAGAAGAGGCGTATTTGGAAATTGCTGATATGATGGTCATGGAAAACCCCGAGTTAGCTTTGATGGGATCGTGTGTTTTGGCAATGTTGATGAAGGGGGATGATGTTTACTTGATGAATGTTGGAGATAGTAGAGCTGTTTTAGCTCAAAAGATTGATTTGGAAAGGATAAGTGAGGAAACCTTGAGTGATCTTGATAGGATTGATGTTGATGAATTTGGCAGTTTCACTAGCTTGGCTTCTTCGCAGTTAACTGTTGATCATAGCACATCGGTGGAAGAG GAAGTTCAAAGGATTAAGAGTGAGCACCGGGATGATTCCTCGGCAATAACAAAGGGCAGGGTTAAAGGTTCGCTGAAGGTTACCAGAGCTTTTGGCGCTGGTTTTCTCAAGCAG CCTAAATGGAACGATGCATTGCTAGAGATGTTCAGAATCGACTATGTAGGAAATTCCCCCTACATTAGCTGTTCCCCTTCACTTTATCACCATAGACTCGGTCATAAAGATCGATTTTTGATCTTATCTTCCGATGGACTCTACCAGTACTTCACAAATAAAGAAGCAGTCACTGAAGTTGAAACTTTCATAGCCTTGTTCCCCGAGGGAGATCCTGCGCAACATCTCATAGAAGAAGTACTGTTTCGTGCTGCTAAAAAAGCTG GTTTGGATTTCCATGAGTTGCTAGATATTCCACAAGGGGACAGAAGAAAATACCATGATGATGTATCAGTTATCATCATATCGTTCGAAGGAAGAATATGGCGTTCATCGGTGTAA